A window of Solanum stenotomum isolate F172 chromosome 3, ASM1918654v1, whole genome shotgun sequence contains these coding sequences:
- the LOC125857924 gene encoding uncharacterized protein LOC125857924 isoform X3, translated as MEVIDWKWEQNEMEVEEGGGGLQVRSSKVTKEVTNGKIETNGHVNSTLKMTNGTEKSDLGDEQERSEEEKLSDSINGVEDEEGTEPKDKLFEHIVVSINGVEEKSDLDDEQERSEEHISDFNNGVEEGTEKSDLDDELERSEEEHISDSYNGVEIEEETKPKEESVQHILLSNNGVEVEVQGETKLKEESVQLIVASNNGVEEGTEPKEESVQKIVAINGVEERTEPKEESVQKIVASNNGVEERTEPKEDSVQQIVVVSNNGVEEGTEAKEESKQHLVTFTNGVEVEEGAEESIRHIVVSNNEVKEGTEPKKESKQHLVISTNGVEEGTEAEEGPFSSGHSVYYDKDEGIWKCRTCSWTLQGKSLDIGWTKIPRGYLDKLINYPMLDQRGSKDSNFISTPSIKEKIDKIPGDEGVQESATLDIHLNGYLKSYNSSSSSVQFSKNLSEDHSIVHKSTAIDEIESADPDLIDDSDTAVKDFDVENVLQKQNTHDLYCPNCKSCITKRVILRKRKRKIQVSGDDVKRVKPEVIVDSKVDASHAQAADDEVRDGADCSLDGTPPLAVDDYQPDREPELFRCLSCFSFFIPAGNGFKLFRFFGDKGAKENVKGEQTQTPTKNKKWFSPIFGLDKGKAPVEQGSGIGASAVKNDSGVLMPSAPPAYSSSEITQEAGGKILGSKNQDANMKGKMVIDTVGKSENATKSREGSVLDIFDSETYNQPSVSASSNEVQGNDKNDELLRNTGRIQVSNGNLVQESLPAPSDKKDELLRPGGKIQSSNGNLVQESLPASQQNELKLLITSTKEESLTIEKSETDLKSDVAILNKDPATTAFALNGYGNAKPNFLTEIPQEHVQHIEAMLSSESLVANNDNKFQPSSEDGAHHYEVSQHTITKTNIEIHSKQPLNVDEHDLISSVKDALSIQDKLDNIPNISVEAAANNIAAGNDTIITVEAGHETRETASANLDTHIQSVEGQATDGADGYKIEIIKSIIFGGLAESITSLSVVASATGGDTTTLNILVLAMANLFGGLFIIFHNLWELKRDRFEQASNQIMEKHVDRYREQLGRRENFTLHAVLVILSYIIFGLLPPVTYGFSFRKSDDKDLKIVAVAAASLVCVLMLATGKAYVQRAPKPYFKTISTYIILGFTVSGVSYAAGILFNRLLEKLGFFQPSSTVNLFLPEMPETGAAWASF; from the exons ATGGAGGTAATAGATTGGAAATGGGAGCAAAATGAGATGGAAGTTGAAGAAGGAGGAGGGGGTCTTCAAGTAAGAAGCTCTAAGGTTACTAAAGAAGTGACAAATGGGAAAATTGAGACAAATGGGCATGTAAATTCTACCCTAAAGATGACTAATGGAACAGAAAAATCTGATCTTGGTGATGAACAAGAAAGGTCAGAGGAGGAGAAGCTTTCAGATTCCATTAATGGGGTTGAAGATGAAGAGGGAACTGAGCCAAAAGATAAGTTATTTGAACATATTGTAGTTTCAATTAATGGGGTTGAGGAAAAATCTGATCTTGATGATGAACAAGAAAGGTCAGAGGAGCATATTTCAGATTTCAATAATGGGGTTGAAGAGGGAACAGAAAAATCTGATCTTGATGATGAACTGGAGAGGTCAGAGGAGGAGCATATTTCAGATTCCTATAATGGGGTTGAAATTGAAGAGGAAACAAAACCCAAAGAAGAGTCTGTTCAGCATATTTTACTTTCAAATAATGGGGTTGAAGTTGAAGTTCAAGGggaaacaaaactaaaagaggAGTCAGTTCAGCTGATTGTAGCTTCAAATAATGGGGTTGAAGAGGGAACTGAACCAAAAGAAGAGTCAGTTCAGAAGATTGTGGCTATTAATGGGGTTGAAGAGAGAACTGAACCAAAAGAAGAGTCAGTTCAGAAGATCGTGGCTTCAAACAATGGGGTTGAAGAGAGAACTGAACCAAAAGAAGATTCAGTTCAGCAGATTGTAGTAGTTTCAAATAATGGGGTTGAAGAGGGAACTGAAGCTAAAGAAGAGTCAAAACAGCATCTTGTGACTTTTACTAATGGGGTTGAAGTTGAAGAGGGAGCTGAAGAGTCAATTCGGCATATTGTAGTTTCAAATAATGAGGTTAAAGAGGGAACTGAACCTAAAAAAGAGTCAAAGCAGCATCTTGTGATTTCTACTAATGGGGTTGAAGAGGGAACAGAAGCTGAAGAAGGGCCCTTCAGCTCAGGCCATTCTGTCTATTATGACAAAGATGAAG GAATATGGAAGTGTCGAACCTGCAGTTGGACTTTGCAAGGCAAAAGCCTAGATATTGGTTGGACAAAGATTCCTAGGGGCTACTTGGATAAGCTGATTAATTACCCAATGTTAGATCAGAGGGGAAGCAAAG ATAGTAACTTCATTTCTACACCTTCCATAAAGGAGAAGATCGATAAAATTCCAGGAGATGAAGGAGTTCAGGAGAGTGCTACTCTAGACATTCACCTTAATGGATATTTGAAGAGTTACAACTCATCAAGTTCCAGTGTTCAGTTTTCCAAAAATCTTTCAGAAGATCACAGCATTGTTCATAAGTCCACGGCCATTGATGAAATAGAAAGTGCAGACCCTGACCTGATAGATGACAGTGACACTGCTGTAAAAGATTTTGATGTTGAGAATGTACTTCAGAAGCAGAATACACATGATCTTTATTGCCCTAATTGCAAGTCATGCATTACTAAGAGGGTTATTCTTCGTAAAAGAAAACGTAAAATTCAGGTTTCTGGTGATGATGTCAAACGTGTCAAACCTGAAGTTATAGTTGATTCCAAAGTGGATGCTAGTCATGCACAGGCAGCTGATGATGAAGTACGTGATGGAGCTGACTGTTCTCTTGATGGTACTCCACCATTGGCAGTGGATGACTACCAGCCTGATAGAGAGCCAGAGCTATTCAGATGCTTATCATGCTTCAGTTTTTTTATTCCAGCAG GGAATGGATTCAAACTGTTCCGATTTTTTGGAGACAAAGGTGCTAAAGAAAATGTCAAAGGTGAACAGACACAGACACCtacaaagaacaaaaaatggTTCTCCCCTATCTTCGGATTAGATAAGGGAAAAGCACCAGTTGAGCAAG GAAGTGGTATTGGGGCAAGTGCAGTGAAAAATGATTCTGGAGTACTTATGCCATCAGCCCCACCTGCATATTCCAGCAGTGAAATCACTCAGGAAGCTGGAGGGAAAATTTTAGGATCAAAGAACCAAGATGCAAATATGAAAGGGAAAATGGTGATTGATACAGTGGGTAAATCAGAGAATGCAACAAAGAGTCGAGAAG GTTCTGTCCTTGACATCTTTGATTCAGAGACCTATAATCAGCCAAGTGTCTCAGCTTCTTCTAATGAAGTTCAAGGAAATGATAAGAATGATGAGCTGTTAAGAAACACTGGCAGAATTCAAGTTAGCAATGGAAATCTTGTGCAGGAAAGTCTGCCAGCACCTAGTGATAAGAAGGATGAGCTGTTGAGACCCGGTGGAAAAATTCAATCTAGTAATGGAAATCTTGTGCAGGAAAGTCTGCCAGCATCTCAACAAAATGAACTAAAGCTTCTGATAACTTCAACAAAGGAGGAGTCTCTAACTATTGAGAAATCAGAGACGGACTTAAAATCTGATGTGGCAATACTAAATAAAGATCCAG CAACCACAGCTTTTGCACTCAACGGCTATGGAAATGCGAAACCCAATTTTTTGACAGAAATCCCTCAAGAACATGTGCAACATATTGAAGCCATGCTTTCCTCTGAATCTCTGGTGGCAAACAATGACAATAAGTTTCAACCTAGTAGTGAAG ACGGCGCCCATCACTATGAAGTTTCTCAGCATACCATCACAAAGACCAATATAGAGATCCACTCAAAGCAGCCTTTAAACGTTGATGAGCATGACTTGATTTCATCGGTAAAGGATGCTTTATCAATTCAAGATAAGCTGGATAACATCCCCAACATTTCTGTGGAAGCAGCTGCAAATAACATTGCAG CAGGCAACGATACTATTATAACTGTGGAAGCAGGGCATGAAACTAGAGAAACAGCTTCAGCAAATCTAGATACTCATATCCAATCTGTTGAAGGACAGGCAACTGATGGTGCAGATGGTTACAAAATTGAGATCATTAAAAGCATTATATTTGGGGGTTTAGCTGAGTCAATTACAAGCTTAAGCGTTGTAGCGTCTGCTACTGGTGGTGACACGACTACAT TGAACATTTTAGTTCTAGCAATGGCTAATCTGTTTGGTGGACTTTTCATCATTTTCCACAAT CTTTGGGAGTTGAAAAGAGATCGTTTCGAGCAAGCCAGCAATCAGATAATGGAAAAACATGTAGATAGGTATCGAGAACAACTTGGCCGGAGAGAAAACTTCACACTGCATGCTGTACTTGttatattatcatatattatatttggacTATTGCCTCCCGTAACCTATGGCTTCTCATTCCGCAAAAGTGATGACAAGGACCTCAAGATTGTGGCAGTTGCTGCAGCTTCACTTGTATGCGTCTTAATGCTGGCTACTGGAAAGGCCTATGTTCAGAGAGCACCTAAACCTTACTTCAAAACTATATCAACTTACATTATTTTAGGCTTCACGGTTTCTGGTGTATCTTATGCAGCAGGCATACTATTCAATAGACTGCTGGAAAAGCTTGGCTTTTTCCAGCCTAGTTCAACAGTGAACCTGTTCCTTCCGGAGATGCCGGAGACTGGAGCAGCATGGGCATCCTTTTAA
- the LOC125857924 gene encoding uncharacterized protein LOC125857924 isoform X1, whose amino-acid sequence MEVIDWKWEQNEMEVEEGGGGLQVRSSKVTKEVTNGKIETNGHVNSTLKMTNGTEKSDLGDEQERSEEEKLSDSINGVEDEEGTEPKDKLFEHIVVSINGVEEKSDLDDEQERSEEHISDFNNGVEEGTEKSDLDDELERSEEEHISDSYNGVEIEEETKPKEESVQHILLSNNGVEVEVQGETKLKEESVQLIVASNNGVEEGTEPKEESVQKIVAINGVEERTEPKEESVQKIVASNNGVEERTEPKEDSVQQIVVVSNNGVEEGTEAKEESKQHLVTFTNGVEVEEGAEESIRHIVVSNNEVKEGTEPKKESKQHLVISTNGVEEGTEAEEGPFSSGHSVYYDKDEGIWKCRTCSWTLQGKSLDIGWTKIPRGYLDKLINYPMLDQRGSKDSNFISTPSIKEKIDKIPGDEGVQESATLDIHLNGYLKSYNSSSSSVQFSKNLSEDHSIVHKSTAIDEIESADPDLIDDSDTAVKDFDVENVLQKQNTHDLYCPNCKSCITKRVILRKRKRKIQVSGDDVKRVKPEVIVDSKVDASHAQAADDEVRDGADCSLDGTPPLAVDDYQPDREPELFRCLSCFSFFIPAGNGFKLFRFFGDKGAKENVKGEQTQTPTKNKKWFSPIFGLDKGKAPVEQGSGIGASAVKNDSGVLMPSAPPAYSSSEITQEAGGKILGSKNQDANMKGKMVIDTVGKSENATKSREAGSVLDIFDSETYNQPSVSASSNEVQGNDKNDELLRNTGRIQVSNGNLVQESLPAPSDKKDELLRPGGKIQSSNGNLVQESLPASQQNELKLLITSTKEESLTIEKSETDLKSDVAILNKDPATTAFALNGYGNAKPNFLTEIPQEHVQHIEAMLSSESLVANNDNKFQPSSEDGAHHYEVSQHTITKTNIEIHSKQPLNVDEHDLISSVKDALSIQDKLDNIPNISVEAAANNIAAGNDTIITVEAGHETRETASANLDTHIQSVEGQATDGADGYKIEIIKSIIFGGLAESITSLSVVASATGGDTTTLNILVLAMANLFGGLFIIFHNLWELKRDRFEQASNQIMEKHVDRYREQLGRRENFTLHAVLVILSYIIFGLLPPVTYGFSFRKSDDKDLKIVAVAAASLVCVLMLATGKAYVQRAPKPYFKTISTYIILGFTVSGVSYAAGILFNRLLEKLGFFQPSSTVNLFLPEMPETGAAWASF is encoded by the exons ATGGAGGTAATAGATTGGAAATGGGAGCAAAATGAGATGGAAGTTGAAGAAGGAGGAGGGGGTCTTCAAGTAAGAAGCTCTAAGGTTACTAAAGAAGTGACAAATGGGAAAATTGAGACAAATGGGCATGTAAATTCTACCCTAAAGATGACTAATGGAACAGAAAAATCTGATCTTGGTGATGAACAAGAAAGGTCAGAGGAGGAGAAGCTTTCAGATTCCATTAATGGGGTTGAAGATGAAGAGGGAACTGAGCCAAAAGATAAGTTATTTGAACATATTGTAGTTTCAATTAATGGGGTTGAGGAAAAATCTGATCTTGATGATGAACAAGAAAGGTCAGAGGAGCATATTTCAGATTTCAATAATGGGGTTGAAGAGGGAACAGAAAAATCTGATCTTGATGATGAACTGGAGAGGTCAGAGGAGGAGCATATTTCAGATTCCTATAATGGGGTTGAAATTGAAGAGGAAACAAAACCCAAAGAAGAGTCTGTTCAGCATATTTTACTTTCAAATAATGGGGTTGAAGTTGAAGTTCAAGGggaaacaaaactaaaagaggAGTCAGTTCAGCTGATTGTAGCTTCAAATAATGGGGTTGAAGAGGGAACTGAACCAAAAGAAGAGTCAGTTCAGAAGATTGTGGCTATTAATGGGGTTGAAGAGAGAACTGAACCAAAAGAAGAGTCAGTTCAGAAGATCGTGGCTTCAAACAATGGGGTTGAAGAGAGAACTGAACCAAAAGAAGATTCAGTTCAGCAGATTGTAGTAGTTTCAAATAATGGGGTTGAAGAGGGAACTGAAGCTAAAGAAGAGTCAAAACAGCATCTTGTGACTTTTACTAATGGGGTTGAAGTTGAAGAGGGAGCTGAAGAGTCAATTCGGCATATTGTAGTTTCAAATAATGAGGTTAAAGAGGGAACTGAACCTAAAAAAGAGTCAAAGCAGCATCTTGTGATTTCTACTAATGGGGTTGAAGAGGGAACAGAAGCTGAAGAAGGGCCCTTCAGCTCAGGCCATTCTGTCTATTATGACAAAGATGAAG GAATATGGAAGTGTCGAACCTGCAGTTGGACTTTGCAAGGCAAAAGCCTAGATATTGGTTGGACAAAGATTCCTAGGGGCTACTTGGATAAGCTGATTAATTACCCAATGTTAGATCAGAGGGGAAGCAAAG ATAGTAACTTCATTTCTACACCTTCCATAAAGGAGAAGATCGATAAAATTCCAGGAGATGAAGGAGTTCAGGAGAGTGCTACTCTAGACATTCACCTTAATGGATATTTGAAGAGTTACAACTCATCAAGTTCCAGTGTTCAGTTTTCCAAAAATCTTTCAGAAGATCACAGCATTGTTCATAAGTCCACGGCCATTGATGAAATAGAAAGTGCAGACCCTGACCTGATAGATGACAGTGACACTGCTGTAAAAGATTTTGATGTTGAGAATGTACTTCAGAAGCAGAATACACATGATCTTTATTGCCCTAATTGCAAGTCATGCATTACTAAGAGGGTTATTCTTCGTAAAAGAAAACGTAAAATTCAGGTTTCTGGTGATGATGTCAAACGTGTCAAACCTGAAGTTATAGTTGATTCCAAAGTGGATGCTAGTCATGCACAGGCAGCTGATGATGAAGTACGTGATGGAGCTGACTGTTCTCTTGATGGTACTCCACCATTGGCAGTGGATGACTACCAGCCTGATAGAGAGCCAGAGCTATTCAGATGCTTATCATGCTTCAGTTTTTTTATTCCAGCAG GGAATGGATTCAAACTGTTCCGATTTTTTGGAGACAAAGGTGCTAAAGAAAATGTCAAAGGTGAACAGACACAGACACCtacaaagaacaaaaaatggTTCTCCCCTATCTTCGGATTAGATAAGGGAAAAGCACCAGTTGAGCAAG GAAGTGGTATTGGGGCAAGTGCAGTGAAAAATGATTCTGGAGTACTTATGCCATCAGCCCCACCTGCATATTCCAGCAGTGAAATCACTCAGGAAGCTGGAGGGAAAATTTTAGGATCAAAGAACCAAGATGCAAATATGAAAGGGAAAATGGTGATTGATACAGTGGGTAAATCAGAGAATGCAACAAAGAGTCGAGAAG CAGGTTCTGTCCTTGACATCTTTGATTCAGAGACCTATAATCAGCCAAGTGTCTCAGCTTCTTCTAATGAAGTTCAAGGAAATGATAAGAATGATGAGCTGTTAAGAAACACTGGCAGAATTCAAGTTAGCAATGGAAATCTTGTGCAGGAAAGTCTGCCAGCACCTAGTGATAAGAAGGATGAGCTGTTGAGACCCGGTGGAAAAATTCAATCTAGTAATGGAAATCTTGTGCAGGAAAGTCTGCCAGCATCTCAACAAAATGAACTAAAGCTTCTGATAACTTCAACAAAGGAGGAGTCTCTAACTATTGAGAAATCAGAGACGGACTTAAAATCTGATGTGGCAATACTAAATAAAGATCCAG CAACCACAGCTTTTGCACTCAACGGCTATGGAAATGCGAAACCCAATTTTTTGACAGAAATCCCTCAAGAACATGTGCAACATATTGAAGCCATGCTTTCCTCTGAATCTCTGGTGGCAAACAATGACAATAAGTTTCAACCTAGTAGTGAAG ACGGCGCCCATCACTATGAAGTTTCTCAGCATACCATCACAAAGACCAATATAGAGATCCACTCAAAGCAGCCTTTAAACGTTGATGAGCATGACTTGATTTCATCGGTAAAGGATGCTTTATCAATTCAAGATAAGCTGGATAACATCCCCAACATTTCTGTGGAAGCAGCTGCAAATAACATTGCAG CAGGCAACGATACTATTATAACTGTGGAAGCAGGGCATGAAACTAGAGAAACAGCTTCAGCAAATCTAGATACTCATATCCAATCTGTTGAAGGACAGGCAACTGATGGTGCAGATGGTTACAAAATTGAGATCATTAAAAGCATTATATTTGGGGGTTTAGCTGAGTCAATTACAAGCTTAAGCGTTGTAGCGTCTGCTACTGGTGGTGACACGACTACAT TGAACATTTTAGTTCTAGCAATGGCTAATCTGTTTGGTGGACTTTTCATCATTTTCCACAAT CTTTGGGAGTTGAAAAGAGATCGTTTCGAGCAAGCCAGCAATCAGATAATGGAAAAACATGTAGATAGGTATCGAGAACAACTTGGCCGGAGAGAAAACTTCACACTGCATGCTGTACTTGttatattatcatatattatatttggacTATTGCCTCCCGTAACCTATGGCTTCTCATTCCGCAAAAGTGATGACAAGGACCTCAAGATTGTGGCAGTTGCTGCAGCTTCACTTGTATGCGTCTTAATGCTGGCTACTGGAAAGGCCTATGTTCAGAGAGCACCTAAACCTTACTTCAAAACTATATCAACTTACATTATTTTAGGCTTCACGGTTTCTGGTGTATCTTATGCAGCAGGCATACTATTCAATAGACTGCTGGAAAAGCTTGGCTTTTTCCAGCCTAGTTCAACAGTGAACCTGTTCCTTCCGGAGATGCCGGAGACTGGAGCAGCATGGGCATCCTTTTAA
- the LOC125857924 gene encoding uncharacterized protein LOC125857924 isoform X2 has translation MEVIDWKWEQNEMEVEEGGGGLQVRSSKVTKEVTNGKIETNGHVNSTLKMTNGTEKSDLGDEQERSEEEKLSDSINGVEDEEGTEPKDKLFEHIVVSINGVEEKSDLDDEQERSEEHISDFNNGVEEGTEKSDLDDELERSEEEHISDSYNGVEIEEETKPKEESVQHILLSNNGVEVEVQGETKLKEESVQLIVASNNGVEEGTEPKEESVQKIVAINGVEERTEPKEESVQKIVASNNGVEERTEPKEDSVQQIVVVSNNGVEEGTEAKEESKQHLVTFTNGVEVEEGAEESIRHIVVSNNEVKEGTEPKKESKQHLVISTNGVEEGTEAEEGPFSSGHSVYYDKDEGIWKCRTCSWTLQGKSLDIGWTKIPRGYLDKLINYPMLDQRGSKDSNFISTPSIKEKIDKIPGDEGVQESATLDIHLNGYLKSYNSSSSSVQFSKNLSEDHSIVHKSTAIDEIESADPDLIDDSDTAVKDFDVENVLQKQNTHDLYCPNCKSCITKRVILRKRKRKIQVSGDDVKRVKPEVIVDSKVDASHAQAADDEVRDGADCSLDGTPPLAVDDYQPDREPELFRCLSCFSFFIPAGNGFKLFRFFGDKGAKENVKGEQTQTPTKNKKWFSPIFGLDKGKAPVEQGSGIGASAVKNDSGVLMPSAPPAYSSSEITQEAGGKILGSKNQDANMKGKMVIDTVGKSENATKSREAGSVLDIFDSETYNQPSVSASSNEVQGNDKNDELLRNTGRIQVSNGNLVQESLPAPSDKKDELLRPGGKIQSSNGNLVQESLPASQQNELKLLITSTKEESLTIEKSETDLKSDVAILNKDPATTAFALNGYGNAKPNFLTEIPQEHVQHIEAMLSSESLVANNDNKFQPSSEDGAHHYEVSQHTITKTNIEIHSKQPLNVDEHDLISSVKDALSIQDKLDNIPNISVEAAANNIAGNDTIITVEAGHETRETASANLDTHIQSVEGQATDGADGYKIEIIKSIIFGGLAESITSLSVVASATGGDTTTLNILVLAMANLFGGLFIIFHNLWELKRDRFEQASNQIMEKHVDRYREQLGRRENFTLHAVLVILSYIIFGLLPPVTYGFSFRKSDDKDLKIVAVAAASLVCVLMLATGKAYVQRAPKPYFKTISTYIILGFTVSGVSYAAGILFNRLLEKLGFFQPSSTVNLFLPEMPETGAAWASF, from the exons ATGGAGGTAATAGATTGGAAATGGGAGCAAAATGAGATGGAAGTTGAAGAAGGAGGAGGGGGTCTTCAAGTAAGAAGCTCTAAGGTTACTAAAGAAGTGACAAATGGGAAAATTGAGACAAATGGGCATGTAAATTCTACCCTAAAGATGACTAATGGAACAGAAAAATCTGATCTTGGTGATGAACAAGAAAGGTCAGAGGAGGAGAAGCTTTCAGATTCCATTAATGGGGTTGAAGATGAAGAGGGAACTGAGCCAAAAGATAAGTTATTTGAACATATTGTAGTTTCAATTAATGGGGTTGAGGAAAAATCTGATCTTGATGATGAACAAGAAAGGTCAGAGGAGCATATTTCAGATTTCAATAATGGGGTTGAAGAGGGAACAGAAAAATCTGATCTTGATGATGAACTGGAGAGGTCAGAGGAGGAGCATATTTCAGATTCCTATAATGGGGTTGAAATTGAAGAGGAAACAAAACCCAAAGAAGAGTCTGTTCAGCATATTTTACTTTCAAATAATGGGGTTGAAGTTGAAGTTCAAGGggaaacaaaactaaaagaggAGTCAGTTCAGCTGATTGTAGCTTCAAATAATGGGGTTGAAGAGGGAACTGAACCAAAAGAAGAGTCAGTTCAGAAGATTGTGGCTATTAATGGGGTTGAAGAGAGAACTGAACCAAAAGAAGAGTCAGTTCAGAAGATCGTGGCTTCAAACAATGGGGTTGAAGAGAGAACTGAACCAAAAGAAGATTCAGTTCAGCAGATTGTAGTAGTTTCAAATAATGGGGTTGAAGAGGGAACTGAAGCTAAAGAAGAGTCAAAACAGCATCTTGTGACTTTTACTAATGGGGTTGAAGTTGAAGAGGGAGCTGAAGAGTCAATTCGGCATATTGTAGTTTCAAATAATGAGGTTAAAGAGGGAACTGAACCTAAAAAAGAGTCAAAGCAGCATCTTGTGATTTCTACTAATGGGGTTGAAGAGGGAACAGAAGCTGAAGAAGGGCCCTTCAGCTCAGGCCATTCTGTCTATTATGACAAAGATGAAG GAATATGGAAGTGTCGAACCTGCAGTTGGACTTTGCAAGGCAAAAGCCTAGATATTGGTTGGACAAAGATTCCTAGGGGCTACTTGGATAAGCTGATTAATTACCCAATGTTAGATCAGAGGGGAAGCAAAG ATAGTAACTTCATTTCTACACCTTCCATAAAGGAGAAGATCGATAAAATTCCAGGAGATGAAGGAGTTCAGGAGAGTGCTACTCTAGACATTCACCTTAATGGATATTTGAAGAGTTACAACTCATCAAGTTCCAGTGTTCAGTTTTCCAAAAATCTTTCAGAAGATCACAGCATTGTTCATAAGTCCACGGCCATTGATGAAATAGAAAGTGCAGACCCTGACCTGATAGATGACAGTGACACTGCTGTAAAAGATTTTGATGTTGAGAATGTACTTCAGAAGCAGAATACACATGATCTTTATTGCCCTAATTGCAAGTCATGCATTACTAAGAGGGTTATTCTTCGTAAAAGAAAACGTAAAATTCAGGTTTCTGGTGATGATGTCAAACGTGTCAAACCTGAAGTTATAGTTGATTCCAAAGTGGATGCTAGTCATGCACAGGCAGCTGATGATGAAGTACGTGATGGAGCTGACTGTTCTCTTGATGGTACTCCACCATTGGCAGTGGATGACTACCAGCCTGATAGAGAGCCAGAGCTATTCAGATGCTTATCATGCTTCAGTTTTTTTATTCCAGCAG GGAATGGATTCAAACTGTTCCGATTTTTTGGAGACAAAGGTGCTAAAGAAAATGTCAAAGGTGAACAGACACAGACACCtacaaagaacaaaaaatggTTCTCCCCTATCTTCGGATTAGATAAGGGAAAAGCACCAGTTGAGCAAG GAAGTGGTATTGGGGCAAGTGCAGTGAAAAATGATTCTGGAGTACTTATGCCATCAGCCCCACCTGCATATTCCAGCAGTGAAATCACTCAGGAAGCTGGAGGGAAAATTTTAGGATCAAAGAACCAAGATGCAAATATGAAAGGGAAAATGGTGATTGATACAGTGGGTAAATCAGAGAATGCAACAAAGAGTCGAGAAG CAGGTTCTGTCCTTGACATCTTTGATTCAGAGACCTATAATCAGCCAAGTGTCTCAGCTTCTTCTAATGAAGTTCAAGGAAATGATAAGAATGATGAGCTGTTAAGAAACACTGGCAGAATTCAAGTTAGCAATGGAAATCTTGTGCAGGAAAGTCTGCCAGCACCTAGTGATAAGAAGGATGAGCTGTTGAGACCCGGTGGAAAAATTCAATCTAGTAATGGAAATCTTGTGCAGGAAAGTCTGCCAGCATCTCAACAAAATGAACTAAAGCTTCTGATAACTTCAACAAAGGAGGAGTCTCTAACTATTGAGAAATCAGAGACGGACTTAAAATCTGATGTGGCAATACTAAATAAAGATCCAG CAACCACAGCTTTTGCACTCAACGGCTATGGAAATGCGAAACCCAATTTTTTGACAGAAATCCCTCAAGAACATGTGCAACATATTGAAGCCATGCTTTCCTCTGAATCTCTGGTGGCAAACAATGACAATAAGTTTCAACCTAGTAGTGAAG ACGGCGCCCATCACTATGAAGTTTCTCAGCATACCATCACAAAGACCAATATAGAGATCCACTCAAAGCAGCCTTTAAACGTTGATGAGCATGACTTGATTTCATCGGTAAAGGATGCTTTATCAATTCAAGATAAGCTGGATAACATCCCCAACATTTCTGTGGAAGCAGCTGCAAATAACATTGCAG GCAACGATACTATTATAACTGTGGAAGCAGGGCATGAAACTAGAGAAACAGCTTCAGCAAATCTAGATACTCATATCCAATCTGTTGAAGGACAGGCAACTGATGGTGCAGATGGTTACAAAATTGAGATCATTAAAAGCATTATATTTGGGGGTTTAGCTGAGTCAATTACAAGCTTAAGCGTTGTAGCGTCTGCTACTGGTGGTGACACGACTACAT TGAACATTTTAGTTCTAGCAATGGCTAATCTGTTTGGTGGACTTTTCATCATTTTCCACAAT CTTTGGGAGTTGAAAAGAGATCGTTTCGAGCAAGCCAGCAATCAGATAATGGAAAAACATGTAGATAGGTATCGAGAACAACTTGGCCGGAGAGAAAACTTCACACTGCATGCTGTACTTGttatattatcatatattatatttggacTATTGCCTCCCGTAACCTATGGCTTCTCATTCCGCAAAAGTGATGACAAGGACCTCAAGATTGTGGCAGTTGCTGCAGCTTCACTTGTATGCGTCTTAATGCTGGCTACTGGAAAGGCCTATGTTCAGAGAGCACCTAAACCTTACTTCAAAACTATATCAACTTACATTATTTTAGGCTTCACGGTTTCTGGTGTATCTTATGCAGCAGGCATACTATTCAATAGACTGCTGGAAAAGCTTGGCTTTTTCCAGCCTAGTTCAACAGTGAACCTGTTCCTTCCGGAGATGCCGGAGACTGGAGCAGCATGGGCATCCTTTTAA